The following are from one region of the Trichocoleus sp. FACHB-46 genome:
- a CDS encoding nitronate monooxygenase family protein: MWPKTELIDLLKIAHPIIQAPMAGASTPELVAAVSNAGGLGSYGGAATPPANLRSIIRQIRELTEQPFAVNLFAPAVEAYQLMPEQQTPMSELLTKWHNELNAGPVPEPIPILGPFRDQFAVLLEEKIPVFSFHFGPAPIEAIREIHAIGSIVLATATTVREAKALVEAGVDVIIAQGFEAGGHRGTFAVPYEHELIGTAALVPQIADAVSVPVVAAGGIMDARGIVAAFALGASGVQMGTAFLACPENNISEVYRQAVLKCQDEDTVITEIFSGKPARAIRNRFIHEMENNKDKVLPFPAQMSIGQVLRQASAQQSIPDFVSMWAGQGAVLTEALSAGELIGKIIQEVQAVTASLQLK; the protein is encoded by the coding sequence ATGTGGCCTAAGACGGAGCTGATAGATCTACTCAAGATCGCGCATCCCATCATTCAGGCTCCGATGGCTGGCGCTTCTACACCTGAGTTAGTTGCAGCTGTTTCTAATGCAGGAGGTCTGGGCTCGTATGGCGGGGCGGCCACCCCACCAGCTAACCTTCGCTCCATTATCAGGCAAATTCGAGAGCTGACAGAACAACCCTTTGCAGTAAATTTGTTTGCTCCAGCCGTTGAAGCATATCAACTGATGCCTGAGCAGCAAACCCCGATGTCTGAGCTATTAACAAAATGGCACAACGAACTAAACGCCGGACCTGTGCCCGAACCAATCCCGATACTCGGACCATTCAGAGATCAATTTGCTGTTCTGCTTGAGGAGAAAATCCCTGTTTTTAGTTTCCATTTTGGTCCTGCGCCCATTGAAGCAATTCGTGAGATACATGCGATCGGCTCAATTGTATTAGCAACCGCGACCACCGTCCGTGAAGCAAAAGCGCTCGTCGAAGCAGGAGTCGATGTCATCATTGCTCAGGGCTTTGAAGCTGGAGGTCATCGCGGCACCTTTGCAGTACCTTATGAACACGAATTGATTGGAACAGCTGCGTTAGTGCCACAGATAGCTGATGCGGTCTCGGTTCCGGTCGTGGCGGCGGGCGGAATCATGGATGCTCGTGGAATTGTTGCGGCATTTGCACTGGGGGCAAGCGGGGTACAGATGGGGACTGCCTTTCTCGCCTGCCCTGAAAACAACATCTCAGAAGTCTATCGGCAGGCAGTCCTCAAGTGTCAGGACGAAGACACAGTGATTACTGAAATATTTTCCGGCAAGCCCGCTAGAGCTATCCGAAATCGATTTATCCATGAAATGGAAAACAACAAGGATAAAGTGCTGCCATTCCCGGCGCAGATGTCTATAGGGCAGGTTTTGCGTCAGGCTTCTGCTCAACAATCAATTCCAGATTTTGTCAGTATGTGGGCAGGACAGGGAGCAGTATTAACCGAAGCTCTCTCAGCAGGTGAGCTAATCGGAAAAATCATACAAGAAGTTCAAGCTGTCACTGCTTCGTTACAGCTCAAATAA